tttgatCAACTCTCTGCTATCCAATATCCGGATCAAGAAGTTTCGGAAATTCATTCCAGAAGATTTAAGTCTGGTTATAACCAAAAAAAGGTTATAGGAAAAGGAGGTTATGCTACTCTCCCGTCAATGATGACTTATTATTATCCTCGACCTACTCCTCAAGATGTGCTAGTTGAAGAAAGAGATTGGAACCAAACTAACACATCATATAGTGGAAATGAGGTTTATGAATGGAATATTGATGCCCTAACTGAAAGACAGGTATCTATTGTAGTACATCTTATGTTGATGTACTCATTAATTTGTTGTCATACGAATAACAATAATGACCATGCTATCTGTAAAATGATTATAGCAGGTTTTACAGGTCAGTTAAGAGGTTGGTGGGATAATTTTCTAACACCCGAAGAAAGGTATGCAATTATGAATGCATACAAGGAAGAAATTATAAGAGAATCCGGTACTGATGAGAAGGGTCAACCAGCGGAAAGGACTTCAGTTAAAAAAGTTGAAGATGTTGTTTATACATTGGTTCTAACTATTTTGGAACATTTTAATGGAAGATTTTTCAACCAGAATGAAACTATTAGAACTCTTCTAAATGGACTTAAGTGTAAACATTTGGGTCATTTTCGATGGTATAAAGATACTTTCATGAGTAGAGTAATGGAACTACCTGAAAGTAAATATGAATATTGGAAGAATAAATTCATTGATGGTCTTCCCCCTTTATTTGCCGAAAGGGTAAAAAAGATCTTAAGAGGGGATAATTTAGAAATCCCTTATGATACATTAACTTATGGAAAGTTAATAGGGACTTGTACCCAAGAAGGATTAAATCTTTGCAATGAGCTTAAACTTGCTCAACAGATAAAAAATACCCAAAAGTCTGAGAGATCCCAATTAGGAGATTTCTGTACTCAGTTTGGTATTGAAGGACCATCCAGTTCAAAACAAAGAATAAACAGACCTGAAGAAAGACCTCATAAAGGACGTCATCGTTCAAAACaatataaagagaaaaagaagaaaagaaatctcATAGAAAAGCAACAAGGTTTGCTAAAAACTTTTCTACAAGGgatttaaaaaacattaaatgttACAAATGTGGACGATTTGATCATCTTGCAAATAATTGCAAAGCTAAGAAGTTTAAAGCTTTGGAATTAGATGAATCAACTCAGGACAAACTCTATGAGATACTTTATGAATCAGATTCAGATTCTAATTCTTCTGATAAATCAGAAAATTCTTTAGGTTATATCTCAGATAACAATATTGAGATTACTAACAATTGTGCCAATTGTCCAGATGGCAATTGCAATTGTGGTCATGATGAATTTTATAGATTACAGTCTCAGATAGGAGAttcttatattgataaattacaTAAAAGTTTTGAagatttacattttaaaatgatatcttCAGAGAATCTTATTGAGCTTTTAAAAGATGTTTCTGATGAAAATCTACTACTTCTGAAAAAGAGGATGATGATATTTCTGAGCCAAGTGTTAAATTTCTTGGAATGCTTCAAATTGTTACTGCTCATCGTTGGTATATAAATTGTACCATTCTTATtgataatgattttaaaatttccaGTATTGCTATGATTGATAGTGGTGCTGATGTTAGTTGCATTCAAGAAGGATTAATTCCTTtaagatattttgaaaaaactaCGCATATTGATAAATCTGCATCTAATCATGCTTTAGATATCAAGTATAAATTATCTAATACTTGTATTTGTCAAAGTAAAGTTTGTATTCCTCACTTCATCTTTTTGGTTAAAAATCAGTTAAATCCGCCAATTATACTTGGCACTCCTTTTATAAATGCcatttatcccttttcaaaattaaatgcaAAGGGTTTTACAGCAAATTATAATGGTAATAccattaattttgatttcataACTGAGCCAGTTACTAGAGATATTAACTCTTTGATTCATTTAAAGCAAAAACATATTGAATCTTTACAAATGGAGATTTACAGTTTGAATATTTCAGAGTCTTTACAATCTCCTAAAGTccaggaaaaaattaaattaatttctgGCAAAATGGCTTCTAATATTTGTGCAGAACATCCAAATGCTTTTTGGGACAGGAAAAAGCATATTGTAACTCTGCCTTATGAAGATTCTTTCAATGAAGCAAATATTCCTACAAAATCCCGTCCCTGTCAAATGAATTCTGAACTTGTCGATTTCtgcaaaaaagaaattgataatttattatcAAAGGGACTTATAAAACCCTCTAAATCACCATGGTCTTGTACTGcattttatgttaataaagCTGCAGAACAAGAAAGAGGTGTTCCCAGGTTGGTAATAAATTACAAACCTTTAAACAAAGTCTTAAAATGGATTAGGTATCCTATTCCCAATAAAAAGGATCTTCTTTCTAGATTATATGATgccaatatattttcaaaatttgatttaaaattaggGTATTGGCAGatacaaatttttaaagaacaaaCTTATAAAACTGCTTTTAATGTTCCTTTTGGTCAATACGAATGGAATGTTATGCCTTTTGGATTAAAGAATGCACCAtctgaatttcaaaaaattatgaacgatatttttaatccttatatggattttgttattgtttatattgatgatattcttgTTTATTCTAAAACATTAGAATCTCATATAAAGcatcttgatatttttaaaaatattgttatacaAAATGGTTTGGTTATATCCAAAACCAAGATGAGTCTTTTCCAAACAGATGTAAGATTTTTGGGTCATCAGATTTGCCAAGGGAGAATTACTCCAATTCAAAGATTCATAGATTTTGCATCAAACTTTCCGGATGAAATTACTGATAAAACAATGCTTCAAAGATTTTTGGGCAgtctaaattatatttctcctttttataaaaatctttCTAAAGATCTTGCTCCTTTAACTGACAGATTAATGAAAGGAAAGATGCCTCCTTGGAATGATAATCTGACTAATCTAGTTAAATCTATTAAAATGAGAGTTCAATATTTGCCTTGCCTTTCTCTTGCTAATCCAAATtggattaaaa
This DNA window, taken from Solanum lycopersicum chromosome 5, SLM_r2.1, encodes the following:
- the LOC138348391 gene encoding uncharacterized protein; protein product: MASNICAEHPNAFWDRKKHIVTLPYEDSFNEANIPTKSRPCQMNSELVDFCKKEIDNLLSKGLIKPSKSPWSCTAFYVNKAAEQERGVPRMAGGGEPPWSHIRGRGG